The Stigmatopora argus isolate UIUO_Sarg chromosome 23, RoL_Sarg_1.0, whole genome shotgun sequence genome contains a region encoding:
- the LOC144068661 gene encoding cystine/glutamate transporter — MTQERKADEDGVRLRRQIGPLSAASFIVGTVVGSGIFIAPKGVLMNSGSVGLSLLVWALCGVLSLLGALCYAELGTTFTKSGGHYTYLLETIGPLPAFLRLWAEFLFIRPAVASYVSLAFGRYVVEPFFAPCEAPVALVRLVSLLGVTLVVAVNCWSVTAASRTQVTLTFVKTFALVLIIVPGVLALTQGKTENFRNGFELEALTLDRLPLAFYNGLYAYGGWFYLNMVTEEVINPNRTIPLTITCSMVTVTVLYVLVNVSYYTIMTPAELLQSDAVAVTFANRALRGLSTVIPLLVALSCLGALNGGFFSAPRMLFVGAREGHWPPIFSMIHIRRHTPLPAVLFLYPLVVLMLVTEEIQTLISLASFARWFFIALATLGMLVHRFRFPELPRPFKVPLAVAVTFTAVCFFIVGLSLYSDPWNTGRSCALTLTGVPVYFVAVHRSRLPPRWRRAFDYCSKKLQILLEVAQQEVKTY; from the exons ATGACACAGGAGAGGAAGGCGGACGAGGACGGCGTCCGCTTACGGCGGCAGATCGGCCCGCTGTCTGCCGCGTCCTTCATCGTGGGCACGGTGGTGGGAAGCGGCATCTTCATCGCCCCCAAAGGAGTTCTGATGAACAGCGGGAGCGTGGGCCTCTCGTTGCTGGTGTGGGCGCTCTGCGGGGTGCTCTCCTTGCTTG GGGCGCTGTGTTACGCCGAACTGGGGACTACTTTCACCAAATCGGGAGGTCACTACACTTATCTTCTGGAGACCATCGGTCCACTTCCTGCCTTCTTGCGGCTGTGGGCGGAGTTCCTCTTCATCAG GCCGGCTGTGGCCTCTTACGTGTCGCTGGCTTTCGGACGCTACGTGGTGGAACCCTTCTTCGCCCCCTGCGAGGCCCCCGTGGCCCTCGTCAGACTGGTCAGCCTCCTGGGAGTGA CATTGGTGGTGGCTGTCAATTGCTGGAGTGTGACGGCGGCGTCGCGCACTCAGGTCACGTTGACCTTTGTCAAGACCTTTGCTCTGGTCCTCATTATCGTTCCGGGCGTCCTGGCGCTAACTCAAG GGAAAACAGAGAACTTCCGGAACGGCTTCGAATTGGAGGCGTTGACGCTGGACAGGCTACCGCTAGCCTTTTACAACGGCTTATACGCGTATGGTGGATG GTTTTATCTCAACATGGTGACGGAGGAAGTCATCAACCCCAACAG GACCATCCCGCTAACCATCACGTGCTCCATGGTGACCGTGACGGTCCTCTACGTGCTGGTCAACGTGTCCTACTACACCATCATGACGCCCGCGGAGCTCCTGCAGTCTGACGCCGTGGCCGTG ACATTCGCCAACCGGGCGCTGCGAGGACTGTCGACCGTCATTCCTCTTCTGGTGGCGCTGTCTTGCCTCGGGGCGCTCAACGGGGGGTTTTTTTCGGCACCGAG GATGCTGTTTGTGGGTGCCAGGGAGGGACACTGGCCGCCCATTTTCTCCATGATTCACATCCGCAGACATACGCCACTGCCTGCTGTCTTGTTtctg TACCCATTGGTGGTGCTGATGCTAGTCACTGAGGAGATCCAGACCCTGATCAGCTTGGCCTCCTTCGCACGCTGGTTCTTTATCGCCTTGGCGACGCTGGGGATGCTCGTGCACCGCTTTCGCTTCCCAGAACTGCCTCGGCCTTTCAAG GTTCCTCTGGCCGTTGCCGTCACATTCACCGCCGTCTGCTTCTTCATCGTGGGTTTGTCGCTCTACTCGGACCCCTGGAACACGGGCCGCAGCTGCGCCCTGACATTGACCGGCGTCCCGGTGTACTTTGTGGCCGTGCACCGCTCTCGACTGCCGCCCAGGTGGAGACGCGCCTTTG ATTACTGCAGCAAGAAGCTCCAGATCCTCCTGGAAGTCGCCCAGCAGGAAGTCAAGACCTACTGA